One Brassica napus cultivar Da-Ae chromosome A1, Da-Ae, whole genome shotgun sequence genomic region harbors:
- the LOC125576230 gene encoding protein LIGHT-DEPENDENT SHORT HYPOCOTYLS 2-like, with protein MDLISQEHNIKNPNTTLTTQPSSSSSSPPSSSRYENQKRRDWNTFCQYLRNHRPPLSPPSCSGEHVLEFLRYLDQFGKTKVHHQNCSFFGLLNPPAPCPCPLRQAWGSLDALIGRLRAAYEENGGVPETSPFGSRSVRIFLREVREFQAKSRGVSYKKKRKTVNNKQITQSSSQPPLQPQPQQHQHGQSIMSNYN; from the coding sequence ATGGATCTGATCTCTCAAGAGCACAATATCAAGAACCCTAATACCACTCTCACAACacagccttcttcttcttcttcttctccaccatcCTCTAGCCGCTACGAGAACCAGAAACGCCGTGATTGGAACACTTTCTGCCAATACCTTAGAAACCATCGTCCACCGCTCTCGCCACCGTCTTGCAGCGGCGAACACGTCCTAGAGTTTCTGCGTTACCTTGACCAGTTCGGAAAAACCAAAGTCCACCACCAAAACTGCTCTTTCTTTGGCCTCCTAAATCCTCCGGCTCCTTGTCCTTGTCCTCTCCGGCAAGCTTGGGGTTCACTTGACGCCCTTATCGGTCGTCTCCGTGCCGCCTACGAGGAGAACGGTGGAGTTCCAGAGACTAGCCCTTTTGGCTCACGTTCAGTCAGGATTTTTCTCAGGGAGGTTAGAGAGTTCCAGGCTAAATCTCGTGGCGTTAGctacaagaagaagaggaagacggTCAATAACAAGCAAATAACTCAATCGAGTTCTCAGCCGCCTCTACAGCCGCAGCCACAACAGCATCAGCATGGTCAGTCTATTATGtctaattataattaa
- the LOC106449191 gene encoding 60S ribosomal protein L23 → MSKRGRGGTSGNKFRMSLGLPVAATVNCADNTGAKNLYIISVKGIKGRLNRLPSACVGDMVMATVKKGKPDLRKKVLPAVIVRQRKPWRRKDGVFMYFEDNAGVIVNPKGEMKGSAITGPIGKECADLWPRIASAANAIV, encoded by the exons ATGTCGAAGCGAG GAAGAGGAGGAACCTCTGGTAACAAGTTCAGGATGTCACTGGGTCTTCCAGTGGCAGCCACTGTGAACTGTGCTGACAACACTGGAGCCAAGAACCTTTACATCATCTCCGTTAAAGGTATCAAGGGTCGTCTTAACCGTTTGCCGTCTGCATGTGTTGGTGACATGGTTATGGCTACTGTGAAGAAAGGTAAACCTGATCTACGTAAGAAGGTTCTGCCAGCTGTCATTGTTAGGCAGAGGAAGCCTTGGCGCCGAAAGGACGGTGTCTTCATGTACTTCGAGG ATAATGCTGGTGTCATTGTCAATCCCAAGGGTGAAATGAAAG gatCTGCTATCACTGGACCAATCGGGAAGGAGTGTGCTGACCTGTGGCCAAGGATCGCAAGTGCTGCAAATGCTATCGTTTAA
- the LOC106363929 gene encoding AT-hook motif nuclear-localized protein 19, whose product MANPWWTGQVNLSGLETTPPSSSQLKTPDLHISMNMAMDSGHNNHHHHHQEVNTNNNNEDDRDNFSGDDHEPREGAVEAPTRRPRGRPAGSKNKPKPPIFVTRDSPNALKSHVMEIASGTDVIETLATFARRRQRGICILSGNGTVANVTLRQPSVAPVAAAPGGAAVLALQGRFEILSLTGSFLPGPAPPGSTGLTIYLAGGQGQVVGGSVVGPLMAAGPVMLIAATFSNATYERLPLDEEEAAERGGGGSDGGVVPGQLGGVGSPLSSGGGGGHGNQGLPAYNMPGNLASNGGGGGQMSGQEAYGWAQARSGF is encoded by the coding sequence ATGGCGAATCCATGGTGGACAGGACAAGTGAATCTCTCCGGCCTCGAAACGACGCCGCCGAGTTCCTCTCAGTTAAAGACACCAGATCTCCACATCTCCATGAACATGGCCATGGACTCAGGTCATAAcaaccaccatcatcatcaccaagaagtcaacaccaacaacaacaacgaagACGATAGAGACAACTTCAGCGGCGACGACCACGAGCCACGTGAAGGAGCCGTGGAAGCTCCCACGCGCCGACCACGTGGACGTCCTGCTGGTTCCAAGAACAAACCAAAGCCACCAATCTTTGTCACGCGTGACTCTCCAAACGCTCTCAAGAGCCATGTCATGGAGATCGCTAGTGGGACTGACGTCATCGAAACCCTAGCTACTTTCGCTAGGCGGCGCCAACGTGGCATCTGCATCTTGAGCGGTAACGGCACGGTGGCTAACGTCACACTCCGTCAACCATCAGTGGCTCCCGTTGCAGCTGCCCCTGGTGGTGCGGCTGTATTGGCGTTACAAGGGAGGTTTGAGATTCTTTCTCTAACCGGTTCTTTCTTACCTGGACCGGCTCCACCTGGATCCACTGGTTTAACTATTTACTTAGCTGGTGGTCAAGGTCAGGTTGTTGGAGGAAGCGTGGTGGGGCCATTGATGGCTGCTGGTCCGGTGATGCTAATCGCTGCCACGTTTTCTAATGCGACTTATGAGAGATTACCTTTGGATGAGGAAGAAGCGGCTGAAAGAGGTGGCGGTGGAAGCGACGGAGGAGTGGTTCCAGGGCAGCTCGGGGGCGTAGGTTCCCCGCTGAGTAGTGGTGGCGGTGGAGGCCATGGGAACCAAGGACTTCCCGCGTATAATATGCCCGGAAATCTTGCTTCTAATGGCGGTGGAGGAGGACAGATGAGCGGCCAAGAAGCTTACGGTTGGGCTCAAGCTAGGTCAGGATTTTAA
- the LOC125579895 gene encoding uncharacterized protein LOC125579895: MAKKKPPKKHALGHKPSGTGSRSSSPASSQKSSPVSKTAEIESPPFGIQSDEENRHSLPEEAQAKDAQRISATDVETPKSVNLATVPISVPGSEPAETTIVPPTAPTVAATEKASPAVSTVAATVNAPSTVQAVARAEIVPPAVITVAATEDVSLAGLPEPEKTAGRKAADIWKSFVKESTITLLPKEKPFTLDSGELCVTIPNAVVEKNKKAWECFIIGQFYEKVPPRGAVHAIVNGIWSRQRRDISVTKMDGNAFLIRVPCPNARRHILSQPLWQIDGQTMFVAKWSPGVQQNKPELEMVPVWLDFTGVPLQFFNRDALKEIAGLVGHPVRLHPSTENLTNIEVAKVYTIIDPRKPLPEFVNASFESGVTHRISVSCPWFPSVCSFCKKVGHTISRCKSATPTCTLCNSVKHPTISCPRYKNEAAKSTHSNTSGHSKPKNSKKIKQVYKPVANQIEGQGSKGLNVTAGIQETGKSVARSPEQRPEELTRNLEMTRASTSSAAGLPPNPFHVSSQELEEGEFCIDLSLYGGISPTRSNLSGENSTSESSEYSEDEDNPSEDHDKFIEVISKRHKKLQKVRKWLKKNKPIFGGLIETHVQPANAATIVSRSLPGWFCDNNYDFSELGRIWIIWHSSVSVRILSKSLQLVNCLVKLPTSVQEIMVSIVYGSNDQCERRLLWSELEAISCDPQCSGVPWLVMGDFNEIISPSEHSHFDQFSSKRGMRDFSECLDRSSLSDLPFCGNTFTWTNKHVSKKLDRILVNDTWLIKFPESIGVFGELGISDHSPCCVFLDQLRPKQKRPFKFFAHLTQHPDFQVLIKACWDSLSFHGSRQLCISKKLKALKPVIRNFSKDNFSNLEKRVSEAFEHLIQCQQVTLSDPSPLNAEAERDAQSKWSTLAIAEDSFLKQRSRVQWTSLGDANTAFYHNTIKSRRDTNQISFFLDSNDAVIDSLPDIKNHAVQYFTDMLGGQVTLTSSTPEAIADLVSIKCDLTAIALLDAPFTATEIKQAFFDLPRNKAPGPDGYPGEFFSSQWETVGKDLIEGVSEFFRSGKLLQQWNSTILTLVPKITNASRISEFRPIACCNSVYKVVSKLLANRLKQVLPTLISNAQSAFIPGRLLVENVLLATELVQGYNWKAISKRCMLKVDLRKAFDTLNWSFILNTLEAMDFPLTFRNLIKQCITTTRFSVAINGELCGYFKGTKGLRQGDPLSPYLFVLALEVFSQMLRVKYSDGSIGFHPKATDPNITHLAFADDIMVFFDGEKQSLDHIAQTFEAFSRWSGLTMNRTKTELYAAGLTQPETDDLASLGFTLGSLPIRYLGLPLMHRKLRISDYRPLIDKLKRSFTAWSVKTLSFAGRKQLISSVIYGSINFWTSAFILPKGCLKQIESLCSSFLWSGKISGHVNTKVSWKTVCLPKQEGGLGLRDFGLWNKTLCLKLIWRLFDDTQSLWADWMKAYRIGGSQIWEIDENIATSWTWRSLLHLRPLAERFIRADIGNGEKISFWWDSWTPMGPLIKYFGPRGPTELAIASNASVATACNQHGWMLRGARSPAAENLHIYLTTIPLPSSSNQPDSYVWEANGISLHRFSAKATWEDLRPRDTVKPWTSSVWFSGSVPKHAFTLWVAHQDRLPTRQRDHLFLRCEWSEQLWHMVLHRLGARPIAFHTWTAFAEWLNIRDSETSRLLNRLASQAAVYSIWQERNKRLHDSISTSPAQVFKIIDRRVRDVILGQRQRKSFHPLMQRWLAHL; the protein is encoded by the exons ATGGCCAAAAAGAAACCACCCAAGAAGCACGCACTAGGCCACAAACCCTCTGGTACTGGCTCTCGGTCCTCATCCCCTGCTTCATCGCAGAAATCTTCGCCTGTGTCTAAAACAGCCGAAATTGAATCTCCTCCCTTTGGAATCCAAAGTGATGAGGAAAATCGCCACTCTTTGCCCGAGGAAGCTCAAGCAAAGGATGCCCAGCGGATTAGCGCCACAGATGTGGAAACCCCCAAATCTGTAAACCTAGCTACAGTACCCATCTCTGTACCTGGGTCAGAACCGGCTGAAACTACGATAGTCCCACCTACTGCTCCGACTGTAGCTGCGACAGAGAAAGCCTCACCTGCGGTCTCAACTGTAGCTGCGACAGTGAACGCTCCTTCTACTGTTCAAGCGGTAGCTAGAGCAGAGATAGTACCACCTGCAGTCATTACTGTAGCTGCGACTGAAGATGTTTCTTTGGCAGGACTTCCTGAGCCTGAGAAGACAGCTGGCCGTAAAGCGGCAGATATCTGGAAGAGCTTTGTCAAAGAAAGCACGATAACACTACTCCCTAAGGAAAAACCGTTTACTCTAGATTCAGGAGAGCTGTGTGTTACGATCCCTAATGCTGTTGTTGAGAAGAACAAAAAAGCGTGGGAATGCTTCATCATTGGACAATTCTACGAGAAGGTCCCTCCTCGTGGAGCAGTTCACGCAATTGTCAATGGAATATGGAGTCGCCAAAGACGGGATATCTCGGTTACCAAAATGGACGGGAATGCTTTCCTCATAAGGGTCCCTTGTCCTAATGCACGAAGACATATACTGAGCCAGCCGTTGTGGCAGATTGATGGTCAGACAATGTTCGTCGCAAAATGGTCGCCGGGAGTACAGCAAAACAAACCGGAGTTAGAAATGGTTCCTGTCTGGCTGGACTTCACGGGTGTCCCATTGCAATTCTTCAACCGAGACGCCCTGAAAGAGATAGCGGGCCTGGTAGGACACCCAGTCCGTCTTCACCCTTCAACGGAAAACTTGACAAACATTGAGGTAGCAAAAGTCTACACTATTATTGATCCGAGAAAGCCTCTCCCGGAGTTTGTTAACGCAAGCTTTGAAAGCGGCGTTACCCACCGCATCTCAGTCTCATGCCCATGGTTTCCTTCTGTATGCTCGTTCTGCAAAAAAGTTGGGCACACTATCTCACGATGCAAATCTGCTACGCCAACTTGCACCCTGTGTAACTCTGTTAAGCATCCTACTATTTCATGTCCGCGATATAAAAATGAAGCAGCAAAGAGTACCCACTCAAACACGAGTGGCCACTCAAAACCTAAGAATTCCAAGAAAATCAAGCAGGTCTACAAACCTGTAGCGAATCAGATTGAAGGTCAGGGTTCTAAAGGATTGAATGTTACCGCAGGAATTCAGGAAACCGGCAAGTCTGTCGCAAGGTCTCCTGAACAGAGACCGGAAGAGCTGACCAGGAATCTCGAAATGACAAGAGCCTCTACCTCCAGTGCAGCGGGATTACCTccaaacccatttcatgtttccagCCAGGAATTAGAAGAGGGCGAGTTTTGTATTGATCTGAGTCTTTATGGGGGAATCTCCCCAACTAGATCGAATCTTTCAGGAGAAAACTCTACCTCTGAATCTTCGGAGTACTCAGAAGATGAGGATAATCCAAGTGAAGATCATGACAAGTTCATTGAAGTGATCTCTAAAAGACACAAGAAGCTGCAGAAGGTCAG GAAAtggttaaagaaaaataaacctATATTCGGAGGTCTCATTGAGACACATGTACAGCCGGCAAATGCAGCGACTATAGTATCTCGTTCTTTGCCGGGTTGGTTTTGTGACAACAACTATGATTTCTCAGAGCTGGGGCGTATTTGGATAATCTGGCACAGTTCGGTCTCTGTTAGGATACTCTCGAAATCTCTTCAGCTAGTAAATTGTCTGGTCAAGCTTCCTACTTCAGTCCAAGAAATAATGGTCTCTATAGTCTACGgttcaaatgatcaatgtgagAGAAGGCTTCTATGGTCGGAACTGGAAGCTATTTCATGTGATCCTCAATGCAGTGGTGTTCCATGGTTGGTGATGGGTGATTTTAACGAAATAATCTCACCTTCAGAGCATTCCCACTTTGATCAATTCTCTTCCAAGCGGGGGATGCGCGACTTCAGTGAATGTCTTGACCGAAGCTCATTATCTGATCTCCCTTTCTGCGGCAACACTTTCACTTGGACAAACAAGCATGTATCAAAGAAGCTAGATagaattttggtaaatgataCATGGTTGATCAAATTTCCAGAATCTATTGGTGTGTTTGGTGAACTCGGAATCTCAGATCACAGTCCATGCTGTGTTTTCTTAGATCAGCTGAGACCTAAACAGAAGAGGCCCTTCAAGTTTTTCGCTCATCTAACTCAGCATCCAGATTTCCAAGTCTTGATTAAAGCTTGCTGGGACTCTCTCTCTTTCCATGGCTCGCGACAACTGTGTATCTCAAAGAAACTGAAGGCACTCAAACCAGTTATTCGAAACTTCAGCAAAGACAACTTCTCCAATCTGGAAAAGCGGGTTTCTGAAGCTTTTGAGCATCTAATCCAATGTCAGCAAGTCACCTTATCTGACCCTTCCCCTCTAAATGCAGAGGCAGAGAGAGATGCGCAATCTAAATGGTCTACTCTGGCAATAGCGGAGGACTCTTTCCTCAAGCAAAGATCACGGGTTCAGTGGACTTCTCTAGGCGATGCTAACACTGCGTTTTACCACAACACGATCAAATCAAGAAGAGATACCAATCAAATTTCTTTCTTCTTAGACTCCAACGATGCGGTAATAGACTCCCTCCCTGACATCAAAAATCACGCTGTGCAATATTTCACCGATATGCTAGGAGGACAAGTTACCCTGACTTCTTCTACGCCGGAAGCCATCGCTGACTTGGTCTCAATAAAATGCGACCTAACTGCCATTGCTTTATTGGATGCCCCTTTCACCGCCACAGAAATCAAACAAGCTTTCTTTGATCTACCGAGGAATAAGGCGCCAGGACCAGATGGATACCCGGGTGAATTCTTCTCCTCTCAGTGGGAGACTGTGGGTAAAGATTTGATTGAGGGAGTTAGTGAATTCTTTCGTTCAGGGAAGCTATTACAACAGTGGAATTCAACGATCCTTACCCTGGTCCCAAAGATAACAAACGCCTCAAGGATCTCAGAATTTAGACCTATTGCTTGTTGCAATTCTGTATACAAGGTGGTCTCCAAGCTTTTAGCAAACCGTTTAAAGCAAGTCCTGCCAACGCTCATCTCCAATGCCCAATCTGCTTTCATTCCTGGCCGTTTGCTTGTTGAAAATGTTTTACTAGCTACTGAACTGGTTCAGGGGTACAACTGGAAGGCAATCTCTAAACGATGTATGCTGAAAGTAGATTTGAGGAAAGCCTTTGACACATTGAACTGGAGCTTCATTCTCAACACACTAGAAGCGATGGATTTCCCCTTGACTTTTCGGAACCTCATAAAGCAATGCATAACAACGACCAGATTCTCTGTGGCAATAAACGGGGAGCTTTGTGGTTACTTTAAGGGAACTAAGGGTCTGCGACAGGGTGATCCCTTGTCTCCGTATCTATTTGTTTTGGCTCTGGAGGTTTTTTCGCAGATGCTGAGGGTCAAGTATAGTGATGGTTCTATTGGCTTTCACCCTAAAGCCACTGATCCCAATATCACTCATCTCGCTTTTGCGGATGATATCATGGTTTTCTTCGATGGAGAGAAACAGTCTCTGGATCACATTGCTCAGACATTTGAAGCATTCTCTAGGTGGTCAGGGCTCACTATGAATAGAACCAAGACAGAATTATATGCAGCAGGTCTGACCCAGCCTGAAACCGACGACTTGGCAAGTCTAGGCTTCACTCTCGGCTCACTACCTATTCGCTATCTAGGACTCCCTCTAATGCACCGGAAGCTACGGATCTCAGATTATAGACCGTTAATTGACAAATTAAAGAGAAGCTTCACTGCATGGTCTGTCAAAACTCTATCTTTTGCAGGTAGGAAACAGCTGATATCATCAGTGATATACGGTTCTATAAACTTCTGGACATCGGCCTTCATCTTACCTAAGGGGTgtctcaagcaaatagaatctcTCTGTTCGAGTTTTCTTTGGAGCGGCAAAATATCTGGTCATGTGAACACCAAGGTCTCCTGGAAAACGGTTTGCCTCCCTAAACAGGAGGGTGGTCTTGGACTAAGGGATTTCGGTCTTTGGAACAAGACGCTGTGCCTAAAGCTTATCTGGAGATTGTTTGATGATACACAGTCGCTGTGGGCTGACTGGATGAAGGCTTACAGAATTGGCGGTAGCCAGATTTGGGAGATCGATGAGAATATTGCCACCTCTTGGACATGGCGCTCCCTTTTACATCTTCGTCCTCTTGCTGAGAGATTTATTCGTGCTGATATCGGTAATGGGGAGAAAATTAGCTTCTGGTGGGATTCTTGGACCCCAATGGGAccattaattaaatattttgggCCAAGGGGTCCTACAGAACTAGCGATCGCATCAAATGCCTCTGTGGCAACTGCTTGCAATCAGCATGGATGGATGCTTAGGGGAGCTCGCTCTCCGGCTGCGGAAAACCTACACATTTATCTCACAACAATCCCCCTCCCTTCAAGCTCAAATCAACCAGATTCATACGTGTGGGAGGCAAATGGAATCAGTCTCCATAGATTCTCTGCAAAAGCCACCTGGGAGGACTTAAGACCGAGAGATACGGTCAAACCGTGGACATCTAGTGTCTGGTTCTCAGGCTCTGTACCTAAGCATGCTTTTACTCTATGGGTGGCCCACCAGGATCGCTTGCCAACGCGACAGAG GGATCATCTATTCTTGCGATGTGAATGGAGTGAGCAATTATGGCATATGGTCCTACACAGATTGGGAGCAAGACCGATAGCTTTTCACACCTGGACGGCCTTTGCTGAATGGCTAAACATCAGAGATTCAGAGACATCTAGACTCCTGAACAGGCTAGCCTCACAAGCTGCAGTTTATAGCATATGGCAGGAAAGGAACAAGCGCCTTCATGACTCGATCTCTACCTCCCCTGCACAAGTTTTCAAGATTATTGATCGTCGCGTACGGGATGTCATTCTGGGACAGCGGCAAAGAAAAAGCTTCCATCCTCTGATGCAGAGATGGCTAGCTCACCTGTGA
- the LOC106362541 gene encoding rubisco accumulation factor 1.2, chloroplastic-like — translation MVSLTATILKSSLFTQSTTHGFPTNPITRPVNPAPHTLTVTANVSRKPQNMIPKNPPARQNLYQPFRPPSSPVPPQFRSLDSAGKIEILAGRLALWFEYAPLISSLYAEGLTPPNIEELTGISSIEQNRLIVGTKVRDSIAQSLHEPELIAAFDTGGAELLYEIRLLSTTQRVAAATYIIDRSFDSKKAQDLARAIKDYPSRRGDVGWVDFDYNLPGDCLAFLYYRQSRENKNPSEQRTSMLQLALDAAESEKAKKKLEKELHGGGEEEEEKVKVEEVKAVTIPVVRLKFGEVAGASSVVVLPVCKAEEGERNVVEAPREINAGGEFKVVEAERGWKRWVVLPSWKPVAAIGRGGVAVSFRDDRKVLPDGKEEPLLVVVDRERSAVESDDGYYLVAGESGLKLKKGSVLKEGSVGESLGMVLLVVRPPREDDDDWQTSHENWE, via the exons atggtttctctcaCAGCAACCATCCTCAAATCCTCACTCTTCACACAATCCACAACCCATGGGTTCCCCACCAACCCGATAACCCGACCCGTTAACCCAGCACCACATACTCTAACCGTCACCGCCAACGTGTCCCGCAAACCTCAAAACATGATCCCCAAAAACCCGCCGGCGCGCCAAAACCTCTACCAACCCTTCCGCCCTCCCTCCTCCCCCGTCCCGCCGCAATTCCGCTCCCTCGACTCCGCCGGAAAAATCGAAATCCTCGCCGGCCGCTTAGCCCTCTGGTTCGAGTACGCCCCCCTCATCTCCTCCCTCTACGCCGAAGGCCTCACCCCTCCGAACATCGAGGAGCTCACCGGAATCTCCAGCATCGAGCAGAACCGCCTCATCGTCGGCACCAAGGTCCGCGACTCGATCGCTCAGTCCCTCCACGAACCGGAGCTCATCGCGGCCTTCGACACCGGCGGCGCGGAGCTTCTCTACGAGATCCGCCTCCTCAGCACCACGCAGCGCGTCGCCGCCGCGACTTACATCATAGATCGGAGCTTCGACTCGAAAAAGGCTCAGGACCTCGCGCGTGCGATTAAGGATTACCCTAGCCGCCGCGGAGACGTCGGCTGGGTTGATTTCGATTACAATCTTCCCGGAGATTGCCTCGCGTTCTTGTATTATAGGCAGAGCAGAGAGAACAAGAATCCATCGGAGCAGAGGACGTCGATGCTCCAGCTGGCGTTGGATGCTGCTGAGTCAGAGAAGgcgaagaagaagctggagaaAGAGTTGCACGGAG GAggggaggaagaggaggagaaggTGAAGGTGGAGGAAGTTAAAGCCGTTACGATTCCTGTAGTGAGGCTTAAGTTCGGTGAGGTGGCAGGAGCGAGCTCTGTTGTTGTTTTACCTGTCTGTAAAGCGGAGGAAGGTGAGAGGAACGTTGTGGAAGCTCCGAGGGAGATTAATGCGGGAGGGGAGTTTAAGGTTGTTGAGGCGGAGAGAGGGTGGAAGAGATGGGTGGTTCTTCCGTCGTGGAAGCCCGTGGCGGCGATCGGGAGAGGCGGTGTTGCGGTTTCTTTTAGGGATGATAGGAAGGTGCTGCCTGACGGAAAGGAGGAGCCGTTGCTTGTGGTGGTGGATAGGGAGAGGAGTGCGGTGGAGAGTGATGATGGGTACTATCTTGTGGCGGGTGAGAGTGGGCTGAAGCTGAAGAAAGGATCGGTGTTGAAGGAAGGGAGTGTTGGGGAGAGTTTGGGGATGGTTCTTTTGGTGGTGAGGCCGCCgagagaagatgatgatgattggCAGACGAGTCATGAGAACTGGGAGTGA